The sequence GCCCTCCTCGGCGACGCCCTCCGGCGCCCCGTTGGCGGCGTCGACCAGCGCGGCCAGCTCCCGCACCGTGCGGTTGGCGATCGCGTCGAGGACGGTCACCTGGTAGCCGCCGGCGGGCAGCACCTGCCTGAGCTTGGCGACCATGCGGATGAGCAGCAGCGAGTGGCCGCCGAGCGCGTTGAAGTCGCTGTCGACGGAGATCGCGTCGATGCCGAGGACCTCACGCCAGACCCCGGCCACCGCGATCTCGGTCTCGGTCTCCGGCTCGGCCAGGTCCTCGCCCACCCGGACGACCGGGTCGGGCAGCGCCTTGCGGTCCACCTTGCCGTTGGCGTTGAGCGGAATGGTCTCCAGCGGCACGAACACCGACGGGACCATGTAATCCGGCAGCCGCGCCGCGCAGTGCTCCGCCAGATCCGCGGGCTCCCGCGACTCGGGCACGTAGTAGGCGACCAGCCTCTTGTCCTCGGGCGTGAACGCGTGCACGGCGACGACCGCGTCCCGGACGCCGGGGTGGTCGAGGACGGCCGCCCTGACCTCGTCCAGCTCGATGCGGTAGCCGCGGATCTTCACCTGGTCGTCGAAGCGGCCGAGGAAGGCCACGTCGCCGTCCCGGGTCCAGGCCACCCGGTCGCCGGTGCGGTACATCCGCCCGCCGGGCTCGAAGGGGTCGGGGAGGAACCGCTCCTCGGTGAGGTCCGGCCGGTTCATGTAACCGCGGGTCACGCCCACGCCGCCGACGTACAGCTCGCCCGGCACGCCGACCGGCTGCAGCTTCCGATTGGCGTCCAGCACGTACATGCGCATGTTGGGCAGCGGGCGGCCGATCGGCACGACCTCCACGAGCTGGGCGTCCCGCACGGGATAGACGCAGGTGCCGACCGACGCCTCGGTGGGGCCGTACTCGTTGACCAGCCGGCCGGGGCCGAGCATCTCCAGCCACCGGTTGGCCATGGAACCGGGCAGCGCCTCGCCCGCCACGACGATCTTCCCGGCGAGTGCGGCGGCCTGCCGGGCGTCGATCTGGTGACCGAGCACCTCCAGGTGGCCGGGGGTGCACTTGATGAAGCTGTACGGCCCGCCCGCCGCCAGCAGCGTGCCCAGCTCGCCCATGTCGAAGTCCTGCGGCAGCACGGTGACCCGCTGGCCGGTGACGAGCGGCGCCCACAGGTTGGGCACCACGAGGTCGAACGCCACCGAGCCGAACAGCGGGGCGCCGCCGTCGCCCTGCGACGCCAGGTCCTCCACGGCCCACCACACGTGGTTCACCAGCCCGCGGTGGGTGACCTGCACGCCCTTCGGCTTGCCCGTGGACCCCGACGTGAAGATCACATAGGCCAGCCGGTCGACGTCGTACGGCACGCCCACCGGCTCGCGGGGCCGGTCGTCGAGCACCCCGCTCGCCACGTCCACGATCTCGGCGTCCGCGAGAACGCCGTCGAACAGGTGCGCGTGGCCCGCTGAGGTCAGGACCAGCGGGGTCGCGGCGATCGACAGCATGTCGCGCACGCGCTGCGCGGGAAACTTGGGATCCATCGGCAGGTAGGCCGCGCCGGCCTTCCACACGCCCAGCAGGCAGGCGATCAGCTCCGGGCTCCGGTCGAGCAGCACGCCCACCGTGTCCTCCGGGCCGACCCCTCGCTCGCGCAGCAAGTGGGCGACCTGGTTGGCGCGGGCGTGCAGCTCGGCGTAGGTGGTCGCGCGGCCCTCGAAGGCGACCGCCACCGCGTCCGAATCCGCGTGGCGCTCCAGCAGCTCGGGCAGGGCCACGTCCGGGTACGGCCGCGCCGAGTCGTTCCACGTCCCGAGGACGAGGTCGCGCTCGGCGTCGGTGACCAGGTCGAGCCCGGCCGGCGGGGTGTCCGGCGCGGCGGCGATCCGCTCGGCCAGCGCCCGGTAGTGCCCGGCCATCCGGGTGATGGAGTCCGCGTCGAAGCGGTCCTTCTGGTAGGTCAGGTAGAGCTCGGGGTCGCCCGTGCCGTTCAGGTGCACCAGCAGCGCGAGGTCGTAGGTGAAGTCGTCGACCTCGTGCTCCCAGACCGACGCCTCCAGCCCGGGCCAGCGGCCCCGCTGGTCACGGAAGACGCGCAGCGAGAAGCCGACGGTCGACAGCGAGAAGTTGCGGGCGTCCCGGTCGCTCAGCGCCCCGGCCAGCTCGGAGAACGGCAGGTGGTTGGCGAGCGCCTCGCCGAGCCTGCGCCGCACCCCGGCGGCGGCCTCGCGGAACGACGGGTCGCCCGACAGGTCGGCGCGCAGCGGCAGGGCGTTGACGAAGCAGCCCAGCACGGGCTCCAGCTCCACCCGGCGCCGGCCGCCGTCCACCGTGGCGATCGTGAGGTCGCCCTGTCCGGTGTAGCGCGCCAGCAGCATCGAGAAGACCGTGAGCAGGGCCACGAACGGGGTGGTCCCGGGGCCGCCGGCCTCCCGCAGCGCCCGCAGGACCTCCTCCGGCAGCGTGAAAAGGTGGCAGTCGCTGCGGTTGCCCTCGGCGGCGGTCCGGCCGTCCCGCGCGATGGGAAGCTCCAGCGCGCTCGCGCCGTCCAGCCGGTCGCGCCAGTACGCCAGGCGCCGCTCGCGCTGCTCGCCGCTCAGCTCACGCCGCGACCAGGCCGCGTAGTCCGCGTACTGCAGCGGGGGCGGGGCCACCCCGGGGGGACGGCCCTCGTGGGCGGCCGCGTACACGCCGGTCAGCTCGTCGACGATGATGCCGACCGACCACCCGTCGCACGCGATGTGGTGGCAGACGAACATCAGCACGTGGTCCTCGTCGGCCAGCCGGACCAGCGTCGTGCGGTGGACCGGCCCGGTCTCCAGGTCGAAGCGCTCGACGGCGGCCCGGCTCGTGATCTCCCGGGCCCGGCCCTCCCGCTCGGCCTCCGGCAGGTCCCGCAGGTCGACGACGTCGAGCGGGGCCGACCCGGGGTCGAGGACGATCTGCCGGGGCTCGTGCCCGTCGCCCTCGTAGACCGTACGCAGGATCTCGTGGCGTTCGACCAGGCTGTCCAGGGCGACGGTCAGGGCCCGGAGGTCGAGCGGGCCGGTCAGCCGCAGGCCGATGGTGGCGTTCGGCGCCGGGGCGCCCTCCGCGAAGCGGGCGCCGAGCCACATCTGGGTCTGCTCGTAGGAGCAGGGGGCGGGTCCCTCCCCACGGGGGGCGATCACGCTCGCGGCGGCGGCCCTGGCGGCTCTGGCGGCGAGCAGCCGGCGCAGCGCCTCCTGCCTGCGTGGGGAAAGCGACGCTATTAGATGCTCGTTGTCAGTCGTCGGCGATATCGTCACCGAGCGTTCTCCTCTCTGCGCAGAAATGCGCAGGACCAGCTGACCGCGCAGAAAAGTGGTTGAACCAGAAAACGCTTTGATCGTCGATTCCGCAGGACCTCGCCGCGTATCTCGCCGCGTTCGGACCGAGATGCGTGGGAGCGCTCCCACGAAAGGGATTATTTCACGATACGGGATGTGAGTCTGGTCACGCAAGCCTCACTTCGACCTGCGATCAGGCGCGAAGAGTAAGGGGAAATCGACCTTCCGTCATCGATTGCGGGCGACGGATCACGAGTGCTCGCCGACGTTGCCGGCGGACACACGGTCATGTCGAACAATTTGACTGCCGCCGTCGAGTGGACCGGATTAAACATGTTTCTTGCGCGTAAGCCGACCCTGGTTCTATGTTGGCCGCCGGAATCTATTGCCGCAGGGGCGCCGCCTATTCGAGGGCCCGCCTGCCTCCTTAATTCGACTTTTTCCCCGTGCTCGGCCGCGGCCGGATCCCGTGCAGAAGGAGGACGCATGGACGACTTCTGGAAGCCCCTGGAAATAACCCCCGACGGCTCCGCCGCCACGCCCGAGGGGCTGGTGGAACGGCTGCGCGAGACGAATGTGGGCGACCTGCTGGTCCGCGAGAAGGCGCTCGTCTTCCGAGGCTTCGGCGTCACCCCCGAGACCCTCGACGCCGTCATGGACCTGCTGCTGCCCAACCGGCTGGCGTACGTCCACGGCAACTCGCCCCGCACCAAGGTGGGCGGCAACGTCTACACCTCGACCGAGTACCCGCCCGAGTACACGATCTCCATGCACAACGAGCTGTCGTACTCCGCCACCTGGCCCTCCCGGCTGCTGTTCTACTGCGAGAAGGCGGCCGAGAGCGGCGGGGCGACTCCCGTCGTCGACGGCGTGCGCTGGCTGGAGTCGCTCGACGACGAGGTCAGGGAGGCGTTCGCCAAGGGGGTGCGCTACACCCAGAACCTGCACGCCGGCCGCGGGCTCGGCAAGAGCTGGCAGGAAACGTTCGAGACCGAGGACCGCGACGAGGTGGCCGGGTTCCTCGACCGCATCGGGGCGGACTGGCAGTGGCGTCCCGACGGCGGCGTGCGAGTCTCGCAGGTCAGGCCCGCCACCACCCGGCACCCCGTGACCGGCGCCGAGGTGTGGTTCAACCAGGCCGACCAGTGGCACCCCGCGTCGCTGGGCGACGAGACCGCCGCCATGCTCGCCGAGCTCATGCCGCCGGAGGAACTGCCGCAGTCGGTGACGTTCCCCGACGGCGCCCCGATCCCCGGCGACTACGTCATCCAGGCCCGTGACCGCGGCCTGGACAACGCGGTGGACGTCGACTGGCGGGAGGGCGACCTGCTGCTGATCGACAACGTCCTGGTCGGGCACGGCCGCAGGCCCTTCACCGGCTCCCGCCGCATCCTCGTCGCCATGTCCGACTGATCACGCTCTCGGAAGGGAAACCGCTGTGGACACGATCGGGCTGGGGGTCGCCGCGACCTTCA comes from Microbispora sp. ZYX-F-249 and encodes:
- a CDS encoding non-ribosomal peptide synthetase/MFS transporter, with the translated sequence MIAPRGEGPAPCSYEQTQMWLGARFAEGAPAPNATIGLRLTGPLDLRALTVALDSLVERHEILRTVYEGDGHEPRQIVLDPGSAPLDVVDLRDLPEAEREGRAREITSRAAVERFDLETGPVHRTTLVRLADEDHVLMFVCHHIACDGWSVGIIVDELTGVYAAAHEGRPPGVAPPPLQYADYAAWSRRELSGEQRERRLAYWRDRLDGASALELPIARDGRTAAEGNRSDCHLFTLPEEVLRALREAGGPGTTPFVALLTVFSMLLARYTGQGDLTIATVDGGRRRVELEPVLGCFVNALPLRADLSGDPSFREAAAGVRRRLGEALANHLPFSELAGALSDRDARNFSLSTVGFSLRVFRDQRGRWPGLEASVWEHEVDDFTYDLALLVHLNGTGDPELYLTYQKDRFDADSITRMAGHYRALAERIAAAPDTPPAGLDLVTDAERDLVLGTWNDSARPYPDVALPELLERHADSDAVAVAFEGRATTYAELHARANQVAHLLRERGVGPEDTVGVLLDRSPELIACLLGVWKAGAAYLPMDPKFPAQRVRDMLSIAATPLVLTSAGHAHLFDGVLADAEIVDVASGVLDDRPREPVGVPYDVDRLAYVIFTSGSTGKPKGVQVTHRGLVNHVWWAVEDLASQGDGGAPLFGSVAFDLVVPNLWAPLVTGQRVTVLPQDFDMGELGTLLAAGGPYSFIKCTPGHLEVLGHQIDARQAAALAGKIVVAGEALPGSMANRWLEMLGPGRLVNEYGPTEASVGTCVYPVRDAQLVEVVPIGRPLPNMRMYVLDANRKLQPVGVPGELYVGGVGVTRGYMNRPDLTEERFLPDPFEPGGRMYRTGDRVAWTRDGDVAFLGRFDDQVKIRGYRIELDEVRAAVLDHPGVRDAVVAVHAFTPEDKRLVAYYVPESREPADLAEHCAARLPDYMVPSVFVPLETIPLNANGKVDRKALPDPVVRVGEDLAEPETETEIAVAGVWREVLGIDAISVDSDFNALGGHSLLLIRMVAKLRQVLPAGGYQVTVLDAIANRTVRELAALVDAANGAPEGVAEEGPRGLLVELTRPVKAPTLSLVCIPYGGASAMVYQPLADALPDGHSLFAVALPGHELGVEESTIPFHEAAQRVCDEVMERVRGPVALYGHCVGSALTAEIARRLEAAGRRVEAVYTGGSFPFATPSKGLNGLLGRIFRSKALDNANAHANWLRAMGADLQDLDPEQVDHIIRTMRVDARAGEDYFSELVEQQSPQLRAPVISIVGDRDALTDFYQERYRDWHCVSETTALVVMAEAGHYFLRYRTEELAAIVTTAHTSVNRPEEWHVPAPGDTATWWRERVSTDRKADVDGPQPSLGRFFTVATGQIVSMIGAVMTEFAVPIWAYLKSGSLVQFGLFAIIALVPGLVLAPLIGALVDRYDRKRAMLAADGMSLAVQAALLALMAGDVLNMPLLYGLLVLLSISVTLQRVAWQSAGPQLAPKAYLHHVGGVVQLGNAVAQLMVPLFSVAVLALIGIEGILTANVVCYAIAFGVTLLVRFPATMAWRRRETVSAEIRNGFRYLLRRRGLRAMAFTMFIVNFFLFTGFIMIPPLVLSVGELADTGRVALLAGIGAVCGGLVITLWGGPRDRRMFGMLAAAGVLGIFCAIAGLRPSLILITVGAFGMSLMMTISDGIWLTIIHSKVPQRYHARVIAINRMLALSTQPVGLAVQAWLVGLVFEPLMRPDGPLAGTVGRVIGVGEGRGIGLLYIVCGLAIAITITLALRHPALARFDQETPDAEPDDLVGLETLRSRRERRHVPPQRVPSEL
- a CDS encoding TauD/TfdA family dioxygenase — protein: MDDFWKPLEITPDGSAATPEGLVERLRETNVGDLLVREKALVFRGFGVTPETLDAVMDLLLPNRLAYVHGNSPRTKVGGNVYTSTEYPPEYTISMHNELSYSATWPSRLLFYCEKAAESGGATPVVDGVRWLESLDDEVREAFAKGVRYTQNLHAGRGLGKSWQETFETEDRDEVAGFLDRIGADWQWRPDGGVRVSQVRPATTRHPVTGAEVWFNQADQWHPASLGDETAAMLAELMPPEELPQSVTFPDGAPIPGDYVIQARDRGLDNAVDVDWREGDLLLIDNVLVGHGRRPFTGSRRILVAMSD